Proteins encoded together in one Telopea speciosissima isolate NSW1024214 ecotype Mountain lineage chromosome 4, Tspe_v1, whole genome shotgun sequence window:
- the LOC122658994 gene encoding MDIS1-interacting receptor like kinase 2-like, which produces MQSLTLADFSYNNLSGLVLGTGQFSYFNSSTSFVGNPELCGPYLRSCKSGVGNGGQQTHERGPLSAASIKLILVIALLVCSIAFALVVVAVRFLLRHKSVNSTINDTRAQKNGDIFSIWNYDGTIAYRDIIEATEEFDIKYCIGTRGYGSVYIAKLPTGKVVTVKKLHPLEAEKKVYNESFTNEINVLTRIRHRNIMRLYGFYYHLRCKFLVYEYIERGSLAYVLGNEAEAVELDWWKCLNIIRGVAHALSYLHHDYTPPLIHQDISSNNILLDADFKPHVGDFGTANFLNPDSSNRTIRVGTFGYIAPELAYTMVVTEKCDVFSFGVLTLEIIMGRHPGELISSLSLPNGNGIILKDLLDPRLQPPTQSVTQYLTFSMMLAIACFAHQSKISFNYAIHFSGIRKYNQLSSHPFCTTSLRQLGNLEIKLDP; this is translated from the exons ATGCAAAGCTTGACTTTAGCGGATTTCTCCTACAACAATCTCTCAGGTTTGGTTCTGGGCACCGGTCAGTTCAGTTACTTCAACTCCTCCACTTCCTTCGTTGGCAACCCCGAACTCTGTGGCCCATACTTGCGGTCTTGCAAATCTGGTGTTGGCAATGGCGGCCAACAAACCCATGAGAGAGGCCCACTCTCTGCTGCTTCGATAAAGCTCATCCTCGTCATTGCCCTTCTTGTATGCTCGATAGCATTTGCACTTGTAGTTGTTGCTGTCCGGTTCCTCCTCAGGCATAAGTCAGTAAATTCCACCATTAATGATACAAGAGCACAAAAAAATGGAGATATATTTTCCATATGGAACTACGATGGAACAATTGCATATAGGGACATCATTGAAGCGACAGAAGAATTTGACATCAAATATTGTATTGGGACTAGAGGTTATGGGAGTGTTTACATAGCAAAGCTACCTACTGGGAAAGTAGTAACTGTGAAAAAGCTCCATCCCTTAGAAGCTGAAAAGAAAGTCTACAATGAGAGCTTCACTAACGAGATAAATGTATTAACAAGAATACGGCATCGGAACATTATGAGACTTTATGGTTTTTACTACCATCTAAGATGCAAATTTTTAGTGTACGAATACATAGAAAGGGGAAGCTTAGCTTATGTTCTTGGAAATGAAGCAGAAGCTGTGGAATTGGATTGGTGGAAATGTTTAAATATCATCAGAGGAGTCGCTCATGCTTTGTCTTACTTGCATCATGACTACACGCCGCCACTAATTCATCAGGACATATCAAGCAATAATATTTTGTTGGATGCAGATTTCAAGCCTCATGTCGGCGACTTTGGAACTGCTAACTTTCTAAATCCTGATTCATCCAACCGCACTATACGTGTAGGCACATTTGGATATATTGCTCCAG AGCTTGCTTATACAATGGTTGTGACGGAAAAATGCGATGTTTTTAGCTTTGGGGTCTTGACACTAGAGATAATTATGGGAAGACATCCGGGTGAACTCATCTCTTCACTATCCTTACCAAATGGAAATGGTATAATACTAAAGGATTTGTTGGACCCACGTCTCCAACCACCAACACAATCGGTAACACAATATTTGACTTTCTCAATGATGCTTGCAATTGCATGCTTTGCACACCAATCCAAAATCTCGTTCAACTATGCAATACATTTCTCAGGAATTAGAAAATATAACCAACTCTCATCACATCCCTTTTGCACAACTTCATTGAGGCAATTAGGAAACCTTGAAATAAAATTAGATCCATAA
- the LOC122659891 gene encoding protein RADIALIS-like 3 isoform X2, with amino-acid sequence MASNSISSSRISGSSWTRKQDKLFEEALAVYDKDTPDRWQNVSKAVGGKSAEEVKRHYEILIEDLKNIESGQVPFPNYRSSGSNGKGF; translated from the exons ATGGCGTCTAACTCTATCTCTTCCTCACGTATCTCTGGCTCATCTTGGACACGCAAGCAAGACAAATTGTTCGAGGAGGCCCTGGCCGTATACGACAAAGACACCCCTGACCGGTGGCAGAATGTTTCTAAGGCTGTGGGAGGGAAATCTGCAGAAGAAGTGAAAAGGCATTACGAGATCCTTATAGAGGATCTCAAGAACATTGAGTCTGGTCAAGTTCCCTTCCCCAATTACAGGTCTAGTGGAAGCAATGGAAAAG GCTTCTGA
- the LOC122659891 gene encoding protein RADIALIS-like 3 isoform X1 — MASNSISSSRISGSSWTRKQDKLFEEALAVYDKDTPDRWQNVSKAVGGKSAEEVKRHYEILIEDLKNIESGQVPFPNYRSSGSNGKGMGDEEYRLLKYLKLQ; from the exons ATGGCGTCTAACTCTATCTCTTCCTCACGTATCTCTGGCTCATCTTGGACACGCAAGCAAGACAAATTGTTCGAGGAGGCCCTGGCCGTATACGACAAAGACACCCCTGACCGGTGGCAGAATGTTTCTAAGGCTGTGGGAGGGAAATCTGCAGAAGAAGTGAAAAGGCATTACGAGATCCTTATAGAGGATCTCAAGAACATTGAGTCTGGTCAAGTTCCCTTCCCCAATTACAGGTCTAGTGGAAGCAATGGAAAAGGTATGGGAGACGAGGAATAT aGGCTTCTGAAGTATCTAAAGCTTCAGTGA